In one Silene latifolia isolate original U9 population chromosome 10, ASM4854445v1, whole genome shotgun sequence genomic region, the following are encoded:
- the LOC141607978 gene encoding uncharacterized protein LOC141607978, with translation MAAVPATPPPPQNPEEVSSETLPASSAAPSPAVDKSTTRSSVRLARFGMADLSARLAKIKEEGPQGSGDTEHVIDLAEKSDAAKSELEFARADLAAKTADLTRVRCEAHKLDMDLPVPSSSETAIPQSSDARKTKSMSEMVGIPEINLESIIEIVEEPPTESTETVDVSSEAAIEVPSETVVDATTKASETPGDEEGWTEVSGKRSSPSRVSSSVASSSSNLLQLTVEDVASEIQYWDTVVVCYVLGSNPPRELVSGFVKKIWGVYKFDKISFFPNGVFLVRFPTKECQSLVLQQGFSMYDNKPLVVKPWTESVSLVKERVKSVPIWLPLCGLPLKFWGKSSLEKLVGLIGKFIKRDEATEYRTRLGYARLLVEVDVGQEFPDKLYFKDEKGQEVSILVEYEWKPTVCGACKGIGHTMDMCKKRKIEVPAPKPPQKVWRPKPVVTNKQPVPDTVVNKLPFRGPVYHNSSNLIPVSVLQQVSRQEHVQPSARLSPSKSNAAVVSINSGVITAHVTKMHTGDQFMFSVVYGFNEEDQRIGRDVTWNEISDFRDFVHYCGLTDIKGQGAFFTWNNKQDPASREFSRIDRFLINDDWMNLYPTAYAHFLPEGLFDHNPCVCYRRQVRDQRRPQFKYYNMWSLDAGFKEVVATEWNRDVQGVAKAILEDLQLQMHQNPHDLHILAAESEAAKNYKHLSQVQHRFLCQKAKLEWSKFGDENSRFFHSHIRTRQIQNRVMYIRGTDGILCTNPPDIEAAFLNYYRDLLGTNQVTTPVHFPTVRTGNLITKDHEQILLSSVTAEEIKANFFSIPGMKSPGPDGYTSEFYKDSWEIVGDKTVDAIQDFFRTGKLLKQINTTTLTLIPKVPNPVSVLEFRPIACCNVVYKVIAKVLCSRPNKILPSIINESQGGFVNGRNIVENVLICQDLVRLYNRKSASPRCLIKIDLRKPYDSVEWSFLEQMLHAFKFPQKFIELVMTCVTSPTYSLAVNGSHFGFFPGKRGLRQGDPLSPLLFTLCMEYLSRILGVVSQQDGFRFHPLCGHTRLNHLLFADDLLMFFKGTESSIMWILRSFSIFSHASGLTMNKDKTEIYFNGVSSTIIDNILHVSGFHQGILPFKYLGVPISAKKLTKNDGTKLTDRIVARIRSLGNKHISYAGRLILVQSVLSSLHTYWATIFLIPNRIIKKINAICRNFLWGGGVDYKRAPNVNWDIYCSSKEEGGLGIKDSKSWNIAFLGKYVWWLAQKKDHLWVRWVNHVYMKHLDWSDYTAPADCTWTWKKIASTIIKFQQAYTHNKWLNGNSDYTVRGGYDWLRGTQPKVAWKFICWNTLNMPKTSFIFWAIMHKRLLTKDRMIRMGISVLNVCDICGEAPEDYEHLFSSCKYTKLCVCLLQRKVHVQFKLPDLIVWFSKGRGVTKLQRRFVGACHVALFYRIWMVRNEVRFNGYVQRPEVLIQQILAEVMNRFQKLNDSTLHHYDRDWLRSL, from the exons TTGTGAAGCTCATAAGCTTGATATGGATTTGCCAGTACCGTCTTCGTCTGAAACTGCAATTCCACAATCGTCAGACGCGAGGAAAACTAAGTCTATGAGTGAAATGGTGGGTATCCCTGAGATTAACTTGGAATCCATTATTGAAATTGTCGAGGAACCTCCCACTGAGTCTACTGAGACTGTGGATGTCTCCTCTGAGGCTGCTATAGAAGTTCCTTCAGAGACTGTTGTGGATGCTACCACTAAGGCTTCTGAGACTCCTGGGGATGAGGAAGGATGGACGGAAGTTTCAGGTAAACGTTCTTCTCCTTCTAGGGTTTCTTCGTCTGTGGCTTCATCTTCTTCGAATCTCCTGCAACTTACTGTAGAGGATGTTGCCTCTGAAATTCAATATTGGGACACAGTTGTGGTGTGCTATGTCTTAGGTAGTAACCCTCCTCGTGAGTTGGTCTCTGGTTTTGTTAAGAAAATTTGGGGGGTCTATAAATTTGATAAGATTTCTTTTTTTCCCAATGGTGTGTTTTTGGTAAGGTTTCCCACAAAAGAATGTCAGAGTCTTGTCCTGCAACAAGGCTTTTCTATGTATGACAACAAGCCTCTTGTGGTTAAACCCTGGACTGAATCAGTGAGTCTCGTGAAGGAGAGAGTCAAATCTGTACCTATCTGGCTTCCTTTATGTGGCTTACCTCTGAAATTTTGGGGTAAATCTAGTCTTGAGAAATTGGTTGGCTTGATTGGTAAATTTATCAAGAGGGATGAAGCTACTGAGTATAGGACCAGGTTAGGTTATGCAAGACTATTGGTTGAGGTTGATGTGGGTCAGGAATTCCCTGATAAGTTGTATTTCAAAGATGAGAAGGGTCAAGAGGTTAGCATATTGGTTGAGTATGAATGGAAGCCAACTGTCTGTGGTGCCTGCAAAGGTATTGGTCACACAATGGATATGTGTAAGAAGAGGAAAATTGAAGTTCCTGCTCCTAAACCACCACAGAAAGTTTGGAGACCAAAGCCAGTTGTGACTAACAAGCAACCTGTTCCTGATACTGTGGTTAATAAATTACCTTTTAGAGGTCCAGTGTATCATAATTCCTCTAATTTGATACCTGTCTCTGTGCTTCAACAAGTGAGTAGGCAAGAACATGTGCAACCTAGTGCTAGGTTATCTCCTTCAAAATCTAATGCAGCTGTTGTATCTATTAACTCAGGGG TCATTACTGCTCATGTGACTAAAATGCATACTGGAGATCAGTTTATGTTTAGTGTGGTGTATGGTTTCAATGAGGAGGATCAGAG AATAGGGAGAGATGTGACCTGGAATGAAATTTCTGATTTTAGAGACTTTGTCCATTACTGTGGTCTCACTGATATCAAGGGGCAAGGTGCTTTCTTTACTTGGAACAACAAGCAAGACCCTGCTTCTAGGGAATTTTCTAGGATTGATAGATTCTTGATAAATGATGATTGGATGAATTTGTACCCTACTGCCTATGCACATTTCCTACCTGAAGGGTTGTTTGATCATAACCCTTGTGTTTGTTATAGAAGACAAGTAAGGGATCAAAGGAGGCCTCAATTTAAATATTATAATATGTGGAGTTTGGATGCTGGTTTTAAAGAGGTTGTGGCtactgaatggaatagggatgtGCAAG GTGTTGCTAAAGCTATCCTGGAGGATTTACAACTTCAAATGCATCAAAATCCTCATGATCTTCACATTTTGGCTGCTGAGAGTGAGGCTGCTAAGAACTATAAACATCTATCCCAGGTTCAACATAGATTTCTCTGTCAAAAAGCCAAACTTGAGTGGAGTAAATTTGGGGATGAAAATTCCAGATTTTTTCATAGTCATATCAGAACTAGGCAAATTCAGAATAGGGTGATGTATATTAGAGGGACTGATGGTATTCTTTGCACTAATCCTCCTGATATTGAAGCTGCTTTTCTGAACTATTATAGGGATTTATTGGGGACAAATCAGGTCACAACTCCTGTCCATTTCCCTACTGTAAGGACTGGCAACTTAATTACCAAGGATCATGAACAAATTCTTTTATCTTCTGTGACTGCTGAAGAAATCAAAGCCAACTTCTTCTCTATTCCTGGTATGAAGtctcctggacctgatggttaCACCAGTGAGTTCTACAAGGACtcatgggagattgttggagatAAGACAGTTGATGCTATTCAGGACTTCTTTAGGACTGGTAAGCTCCTTAAGCAAATTAACACTACCACTCTTACCCTCATTCCTAAAGTTCCTAATCCTGTTAGTGTGCTTGAGTTTCGTCCAATAGCTTGTTGTAATGTTGTGTACAAAGTTATTGCCAAAGTGCTTTGTAGTAGGCCTAATAAAATTTTGCCTTCTATTATCAATGAAAGTCAAGGGGGATTTGTGAATGGAAGGAACATTGTGGAGAATGTGCTTATTTGTCAGGATTTGGTGAGATTGTATAACAGGAAGTCTGCCTCTCCTAGGTGTTTGATCAAAATTGACCTGAGGAAGCCTTATGATTCTGTGGAATGGTCCTTCTTAGAGCAAATGCTCCATGCTTTTAAATTTCCACAGAAGTTCATTGAGTTGGTTATGACATGTGTTACCTCACCTACATATTCTCTGGCTGTTAATGGTAGTCACTTTGGTTTCTTCCCTGGCAAGAGAGGTTTAAGGCAAGGGGACCCATTGTCCCCTCTTCTTTTTACCCTTTGCATGGAGTACTTGTCCAGGATCTTGGGAGTGGTATCTCAACAAGATGGATTCAGATTCCATCCTCTTTGTGGTCATACTAGGTTAAATCATCTGCTATTTGCTGATGATCTACTCATGTTTTTCAAAGGGACTGAATCATCTATTATGTGGATTTTAAGGAGCTTTTCTATTTTTTCTCATGCTTCTGGCTTGACCATGAATAAAGACAAGACTGAGATTTATTTCAATGGGGTTTCTTCTACAATTATTGATAACATTCTCCATGTCTCTGGTTTTCATCAAGGCATACTGCCCTTCAAGTACTTAGGGGTACCAATCAGTGCAAAAAAGTTGACCAAAAATGATGGCACGAAACTGACTGATAGAATAGTTGCCAGGATTAGAAGTTTGGGTAATAAGCATATTTCTTATGCTGGGAGATTGATTCTGGTCCAATCAGTTCTTTCTTCTCTTCATACGTACTGGGCTACAATATTCTTAATTCCTAATAGGATTATCAAGAAAATCAATGCCATTTGCAGGAACTTTCTTTGGGGGGGAGGAGTTGATTATAAGAGAGCCCCAAATGTTAATTGGGATATCTATTGCTCATCTAAAGAGGAGGGTGGCTTAGGCATTAAGGACTCTAAGAGCTGGAATATTGCTTTCCTTGGTAAGTATGTATGGTGGCTTGCTCAGAAAAAAGATCACCTTTGGGTTAGATGGGTCAATCATGTTTATATGAAACATCTTGATTGGTCTGATTACACTGCACCTGCTGATTGTACTTGGACTTGGAAGAAGATTGCATCTACTATTATCAAATTCCAGCAAGCTTATACACATAATAAGTGGTTAAATGGGAATTCTGATTATACTGTTAGAGGTGGGTATGACTGGTTGAGGGGTACTCAGCCTAAAGTGGCCTGGAAGTTTATCTGCTGGAATACTCTGAATATGCCAAAGACATCTTTTATCTTTTGGGCAATTATGCACAAAAGACTCCTCACCAAAGATAGAATGATTCGTATGGGAATCAGTGTGCTTAATGTCTGTGACATATGTGGTGAGGCTCCTGAAGATTATGAGCATTTGTTCTCTTCATGCAAGTATACTAAGCTGTGTGTTTGTCTCCTGCAGAGGAAGGTCCATGTTCAATTCAAGTTACCTGATCTGATTGTGTGGTTTTCCAAGGGTAGAGGTGTAACCAAACTGCAAAGGAGGTTTGTGGGGGCTTGTCATGTGGCCCTATTTTATAGAATTTGGATGGTGAGGAATGAGGTAAGGTTTAATGGCTATGTGCAGAGACCAGAAGTTTTGATTCAACAGATTCTTGCAGAGGTAATGAACAGATTTCAGAAGCTTAATGATAGTACCTTGCACCATTATGATCGAGATTGGCTTCGGTCtttatag